The proteins below are encoded in one region of Silene latifolia isolate original U9 population chromosome 2, ASM4854445v1, whole genome shotgun sequence:
- the LOC141631208 gene encoding uncharacterized protein LOC141631208 → MVASGLMYMESKSEFISVHGTSLLDGYKKVQVKKLHSGSENAKLPVPVKDDLVVFIEAMDSYVQWPENHIHSPSKMEIVMKKKKKKKKKKKKKKKKKKKKKKKKKKKKKKKKKKKKKKKVSTTFGPDFFGCRS, encoded by the exons ATGGTGGCATCAGGCTTGATGTACATGGAAAGTAAATCGGAATTCATAAGTGTTCATGGCACTTCACTACTAGATGGTTATAAGAAAGTACAAGTTAAGAAATTACATTCTGGATCGGAAAATGCTAAGTTGCCTGTGCCTGTTAAGGACGACTTGGTAGTATTTATTGAAGCGATGGACTCATATGTTCAGTGGCCTGAGAATCATATTCATAGTCCTAGTAAG ATGGAGATcgtaatgaagaagaagaagaagaagaagaagaagaagaagaagaagaagaagaagaagaagaagaagaagaagaagaagaagaagaagaagaagaagaagaagaagaagaagaagaagaagaaggtttCCACAACCTTTGGTCCCGACTTTTTTGGGTGTAGAAGTTAG
- the LOC141643390 gene encoding UDP-rhamnose/UDP-galactose transporter 6-like, whose translation MSSPSKADRKQLLDLGAWGFNIVTSVGIIIVNKALMQTHGFTFATTLTGLHFATTTLMTIVFRWLGYIQPSQLPFSEIIKFVIFANFSIVGMNVSLMWNSVGFYQIAKLSMIPVSCFLEVVLDKVRYSRDTKLSILLVLFGVGVCTVTDVSVNGKGFIAAFVAVWSTALQQYYVHYLQRKYNIGSFNLLGRTAPVQAASLLVVGPFMDYWLTEKRVDAYDYSSVALFFLILSCTIAIGTNLSQFICIGRFSAVTFQVLGHMKTILVLILGFTFFGKEGLNWHVVLGMIIAIFGMIWYGNASSKPGGKERFTPPLSDVKDQDLDKLLHSNNEPNDKV comes from the exons ATGTCTTCCCCAAGTAAGGCTGACCGAAAACAATTACTCGATTTGGGGGCATGGGGGTTTAACATTGTCACCTCTGTTGGGATCATCATCGTTAACAAAGCCTTGATGCAAACACATGGCTTTACTTTTG CTACAACGTTGACCGGTCTCCATTTTGCCACAACCACTTTGATGACTATCGTGTTCCGATGGCTAGGATATATCCAGCCATCACAACTGCCATTTTCAGAAATTATCAAGTTTGTTATATTTGCAAACTTCTCAATTGTTGGAATGAATGTGAGTTTGATGTGGAATTCGGTGGGATTTTATCAG ATTGCAAAGCTGAGTATGATCCCAGTATCTTGTTTCCTTGAAGTTGTATTGGACAAGGTACGATACTCCAGAGATACCAAGCTTAGCATTTTGTTAGTCCTATTCGGAGTTGGTGTTTGCACAGTCACCGATGTTTCTGTCAATGGCAAGGGTTTTATTGCCGCTTTTGTGGCAGTTTGGAGCACTGCTTTGCAACAATAT TATGTACATTACCTACAACGCAAGTACAACATTGGTTCGTTCAACCTTTTGGGCCGCACTGCTCCAGTTCAGGCTGCCTCCTTGCTGGTTGTGGGCCCTTTTATGGATTATTGGTTGACTGAGAAGAGGGTCGATGCTTATGATTACAGTTCAGTTGCACTG TTCTTTTTAATCCTTTCCTGCACAATCGCGATAGGCACAAACCTCAGCCAGTTCATCTGTATTGGCCGATTCTCGGCCGTGACCTTCCAAGTACTCGGTCACATGAAGACAATCCTCGTATTGATTTTAGGGTTTACATTCTTTGGAAAAGAGGGCCTCAATTGGCACGTCGTTCTGGGCATGATCATCGCCATCTTCGGAATGATATGGTATGGCAATGCTTCATCCAAGCCCGGTGGAAAAGAGCGGTTTACTCCTCCCTTGTCCGATGTCAAGGATCAAGATCTAGACAAGTTGTTACACTCCAACAATGAGCCTAATGACAAGGTATGA